The following are encoded together in the Equus quagga isolate Etosha38 chromosome 15, UCLA_HA_Equagga_1.0, whole genome shotgun sequence genome:
- the LOC124226353 gene encoding uncharacterized protein LOC124226353, which yields MCQGRRRQESLGTLSLRLVPAAPGYSPSRPRGDVEPEPDPRLTLRSGRERQWRAGGCCESGTTVSAASDGSKDVGWVAAQHPVPAARSHRAGRPRPNVSSYRLWSGAEGEGVPQAGVAEPGWPGHLIPWCCREGTGSGRCLCARVDGCPPCRCCGASTRGTAGCILHILRVAGGTPQSFGLSSDTARSSPLLRPRLNFLGIGTCQLERNKNGSISQSWVCGLRGTPVNVPIVLSEETGSEMSGHCPWSHSKSSIKVGFGRRPAVCRPPGVAAGPPCPACVQARSEVDAGRAGGVGGGGQSGC from the coding sequence ATGTGCCAAGGGAGGCGAAGGCAGGAGAGTCTGGGGACCCTGTCCCTCCGTCttgttccagcagccccaggatACAGTCCTTCACGGCCCCGGGGGGACGTGGAGCCAGAACCAGACCCACGTCTAACTCTCAGAAGCGGGAGAGAAAGACAGTGGCGGGCAGGCGGCTGCTGCGAAAGTGGCACGACCGTTTCTGCGGCATCCGACGGGAGCAAGGACGTGGGGTGGGTGGCGGCTCAGCATCCGGTCCCAGCTGCGCGCTCTCACAGGGCTGGGCGTCCCAGACCCAATGTGAGCAGCTATCGGCTCTGGAGCGGCGCCGAGGGAGAGGGGGTTCCACAGGCTGGAGTCGCAGAGCCAGGCTGGCCTGGTCACCTCATCCCGTGGTGCTGCCGGGAGGGGACAGGATCTGGGCGCTGCCTCTGCGCCCGCGTGGACGGCTGCCCGCCATGCAGATGCTGCGGAGCTTCCACCAGAGGGACCGCGGGCTGCATCCTGCACATCTTACGGGTGGCCGGAGGGACCCCTCAGTCATTTGGTCTCTCATCCGACACAGCACGGAGCAGCCCACTCCTGAGACCGAGACTGAATTTCCTTGGAATCGGCACTTGTcaattggaaagaaataaaaatgggtcTATCTCGCAGAGCTGGGTCTGTGGCCTGAGAGGTACCCCTGTTAATGTCCCCATTGTGTTAAGTGAGGAGACCGGCTCAGAGATGTCAGGTCACTGCCCctggtcacacagcaagtccaGCATAAAAGTGGGATTTGGCAGGAGGCCGGCAGTGTGCAGACCCCCAGGCGTCGCCGCTGGGCCGCCCTGTCCTGCTTGTGTGCAGGCACGTTCTGAGGTGGACGCAGGGCGGGCAGgaggagttggggggggggggcagtctGGGTGCTGA
- the LOC124226352 gene encoding uncharacterized protein LOC124226352 isoform X2, which yields MRKEMGTEPQVSNTPSALSSAVEKALSAATPHSPLVDGARPSATSAGPDSGGDAPLGPTPRGRSLWPSLANQSPASHVIAPEAGREPGWTGPRGHGVARGGSERRIFPPDGNPGRPCDLIFWRLQEKQQPKSIRPLTVRIRAFTEKPGHLNLAFAGGNASKALAPLIRATLPQPGRSSESQPCTEVALQSRATEHLGKSPNLPDSVSPSVKWDAADAVAVSAHADRRSTVPTRWVVAAPPHFQSQGEPGGRGATPGGRGQGSLCQKETRAHGSSRTGPQRPQGRKPDQSSPHDSLLCWRRPGRPSFIGFLA from the exons ATGCGAAAGGAAATGGGGACTGAACCCCAGGTCTCCAATACCCCGAGCGCCCTCTCCTCCGCCGTGGAGAAGGCGCTGTCTGCCGCCACCCCGCACTCACCCCTTGTCGATGGGGCACGACCCTCGGCGACCTCCGCCGGCCCAGACTCGGGCGGGGATGCtcccctgggccccacccctcgTGGGCGGAGCCTGTGGCCgagcctggccaatcagagccctGCTAGCCACGTGATTGCCCCGGAGGCGGGACGGGAGCCGGGCTGGACCGGTCCGAGGGGGCACGGGGTCGCCCGCGGAGGTAGCGAGCGGCGCATCTTCCCGCCGGACGGGAACCCGGGGAG GCCTTGTGACCTCATCTTTTGGAGACTTCAAGAGAAACAACAGCCCAAGTCAATCAGGCCTCTGACAGTCAGGATTAGGGCCTTTACGGAGAAACCAGGACATCTGAACTTGGCTTTTGCGGGAGGAAATGCCAGCAAGGCCTTGGCCCCGCTGATCAGGGCgaccctgccccagcctggacGGTCCAGCGAGAGCCAGCCCTGCACTGAGGTTGCACTCCAGTCCCGAGCCACCGAACACCTTGGCAAGTCACCGAACCTCCCAgactcagtgtccccatctgtaaaatgggacgcCGCGGACGCCGTGGCCGTGAGTGCCCACGCTGACAGACGCAGCACAGTACCCACTCGATGGGTCGTAGCAGCTCCTCCTCACTTCCAGAGCCAGGGGGagcctggaggaagaggggcgACCCCAGGTGGCAGAGGCCAGGGCTCGTTATGCCAGAAAGAGACTCGGGCCCATGGGAGCAGCCGCACGGGGCCTCAGCGACCTCAGGGGCGCAAGCCGGATCAGTCGTCGCCTCATGACTCACTCCTGTGCTGGCGGAGGCCGGGCCGTCCTTCCTTCATag GCTTTTTGGCATAA
- the LOC124226352 gene encoding uncharacterized protein LOC124226352 isoform X1 produces the protein MRKEMGTEPQVSNTPSALSSAVEKALSAATPHSPLVDGARPSATSAGPDSGGDAPLGPTPRGRSLWPSLANQSPASHVIAPEAGREPGWTGPRGHGVARGGSERRIFPPDGNPGRPCDLIFWRLQEKQQPKSIRPLTVRIRAFTEKPGHLNLAFAGGNASKALAPLIRATLPQPGRSSESQPCTEVALQSRATEHLGKSPNLPDSVSPSVKWDAADAVAVSAHADRRSTVPTRWVVAAPPHFQSQGEPGGRGATPGGRGQGSLCQKETRAHGSSRTGPQRPQGRKPDQSSPHDSLLCWRRPGRPSFIGLSISSLLLYFLICCSIT, from the exons ATGCGAAAGGAAATGGGGACTGAACCCCAGGTCTCCAATACCCCGAGCGCCCTCTCCTCCGCCGTGGAGAAGGCGCTGTCTGCCGCCACCCCGCACTCACCCCTTGTCGATGGGGCACGACCCTCGGCGACCTCCGCCGGCCCAGACTCGGGCGGGGATGCtcccctgggccccacccctcgTGGGCGGAGCCTGTGGCCgagcctggccaatcagagccctGCTAGCCACGTGATTGCCCCGGAGGCGGGACGGGAGCCGGGCTGGACCGGTCCGAGGGGGCACGGGGTCGCCCGCGGAGGTAGCGAGCGGCGCATCTTCCCGCCGGACGGGAACCCGGGGAG GCCTTGTGACCTCATCTTTTGGAGACTTCAAGAGAAACAACAGCCCAAGTCAATCAGGCCTCTGACAGTCAGGATTAGGGCCTTTACGGAGAAACCAGGACATCTGAACTTGGCTTTTGCGGGAGGAAATGCCAGCAAGGCCTTGGCCCCGCTGATCAGGGCgaccctgccccagcctggacGGTCCAGCGAGAGCCAGCCCTGCACTGAGGTTGCACTCCAGTCCCGAGCCACCGAACACCTTGGCAAGTCACCGAACCTCCCAgactcagtgtccccatctgtaaaatgggacgcCGCGGACGCCGTGGCCGTGAGTGCCCACGCTGACAGACGCAGCACAGTACCCACTCGATGGGTCGTAGCAGCTCCTCCTCACTTCCAGAGCCAGGGGGagcctggaggaagaggggcgACCCCAGGTGGCAGAGGCCAGGGCTCGTTATGCCAGAAAGAGACTCGGGCCCATGGGAGCAGCCGCACGGGGCCTCAGCGACCTCAGGGGCGCAAGCCGGATCAGTCGTCGCCTCATGACTCACTCCTGTGCTGGCGGAGGCCGGGCCGTCCTTCCTTCATaggtttgtctatttcttcacttcttttgtactttttaatttgttgttcCATAACATAA